Proteins co-encoded in one Bubalus bubalis isolate 160015118507 breed Murrah chromosome 7, NDDB_SH_1, whole genome shotgun sequence genomic window:
- the LOC112586107 gene encoding LOW QUALITY PROTEIN: endogenous retrovirus group K member 7 Gag polyprotein-like (The sequence of the model RefSeq protein was modified relative to this genomic sequence to represent the inferred CDS: substituted 1 base at 1 genomic stop codon), with protein sequence MEQGNSRQLFVHMLKTMLKGRGILVNKLQLEKFLLFVEEVCPWFPEEETVSLETWKKVGKQLQTYYSLHGPNRVPVDAFSLWTFIRDCLDPEHEGHKIQTALQDSTEPEVAEPSVPPPELLYAVPEGTVCKAGRNDDVLSSDKQEELNEQAAQXHREDMPWEMMVSMQPPLGKGELKYSGLSEEQLENLIQKIVIAVKKDAQGDSHSSRPVPPAYPPSVFPGLDPPPPFVEPSEILLSPLQQAIKRANDEGEHIPEIYPVFENAQQQRYYEPLSFKQLKELKMACAQYGLTAPFTQAIIEALGNQNLPPNDWKQVAQACLSGGDYLLWKSEFAEQCGITADINWQQGLNTTYEMMVGEGDYRDTNNQLNYLPGAYPQISAAALRTWKKLPNSDKKTEDVSKIRQGPDEPYQDFVACLLEAISKMIGDEQAGMVLAKQLAYENANSACQAALRPYRKKGGLSDYVQICADIGPLYVQGITLAATLQRKTVKEVLYQQQKRDKG encoded by the exons ATGGAACAAGGCAATAGCCGCCAGTTATTTGTACATATGTTGAAAACTATGTTAAAAGGCAGGGGAATTCTTGTAAATAAGTTACAGCTagagaagtttttactttttgtagAAGAAGTTTGTCCTTGGTTCCcagaggaagaaacagttagTCTGGAAACttggaagaaagtaggaaaacaattGCAGACATATTACTCCTTACATGGTCCCAATCGTGTCCCTGtggatgctttttctttgtggACCTTCATAAGAGACTGTCTGGATCCTGAACATGAGGGGCATAAGATTCAAACGGCCCTCCAGGATTCCACAGAACCTGAAGTTGCAGAGCCTTCTGTCCCTCCACCTGAGCTGCTTTATGCCGTGCCTGAGGGAACAGTTTGTAAagctggaaggaatgatgatgtgTTAAGCTCTGATAAACAGGAAGAGTTAAATGAACAAGCAGCTCAGTAACATAGAGAGGATATGCCTTGGGAGATGATGGTTAGCATGCAACCCCCCTTGGGAAAAGGGGAATTAAAGTATTCAGGGCTTTCTGAAGAACAgctggagaatttaattcagaaaattGTTATAGCAGTAAAAAAGGATGCACAGGGAGACTCCCACTCCAGCCGGCCTGTGCCTCCAGCATATCCTCCCTCGGTTTTTCCTGGGCTTGACCCACCTCCGCCTTTTGTAGAACC aagtGAGATATTATTATCTCCTCTTCAACAAGCAATTAAGCGAGCTAATGATGAAGGAGAACATATTCCCGAAATCTATCCAGTATTTGAAAATGCTCAACAGCAGAGGTATTATGAACCGCTGTCCTTTAAGCAactaaaagagttaaaaatggcTTGTGCACAATACGGCCTGACTGCGCCATTTACTCAGGCTATTATAGAGGCTTTAGGAAATCAAAATCTGCCACCTAATGATTGGAAACAGGTTGCTCAGGCTTGTCTATCTGGAGGAGATTATTTACTATGGAAATCTGAGTTTGCTGAGCAGTGTGGGATCACAGCCGATATCAATTGGCAACAGGGACTGAACACCACTTATGAAATGATGGTGGGAGAGGGGGATTATCGAGACACTAATAATCAACTCAATTATTTGCCTGGAGCCTACCCTCAGATTAGTGCTGCGGCTCTACGAACATGGAAAAAACTTCCAAATTCTGATAAAAAGACCGAAGATGTATCTAAAATTCGCCAGGGGCCAGATGAACCGTATCAGGATTTTGTTGCCTGCCTGCTTGAGGCAATTAGTAAAATGATAGGGGATGAGCAGGCGGGAATGGTGTTGGCTAAACAGCTTGCTTATGAGAATGCCAATTCGGCTTGTCAAGCTGCCCTGAGACCTTACAGGAAAAAGGGAGGCTTATCCGATTATGTACAGATTTGTGCCGATATCGGCCCTTTGTACGTTCAAGGCATAACTTTGGCTGCGACATTACAAAGAAAGACAGTCAAAGAAGTACTGTATCAACAACAAAAGCGAGATAAGGGATAG